Proteins from one Enterobacter bugandensis genomic window:
- a CDS encoding MFS transporter, whose amino-acid sequence MNTTTCTHKDNPNFWIFGLFFFLYFFIMATCFPFLPIWLSDIIGLNKTHTGIVFSCISLSAIAFQPVLGVISDKLGLKKHLLWIISVLLFLFAPFFLYVFAPLLKTNIWLGALSGGLYIGFVFSAGSGAIEAYIERVSRNSFFEYGKARMFGCLGWGLCASTGGILFGIDPSYVFWMGSAAALLLMLLLVVAKPKPNQTAQVMNALGANQPQITAKTVFNLFRQRRMWMFILYVIGVACVYDVFDQQFATFFKTFFATPQEGTRAFGFATTAGEICNAIIMFCSPWIINRIGAKNTLLIAGVIMATRIIGSSFATTAVEVIALKMLHALEVPFLLVGAFKYITGVFDTRLSATIYLIGFQFAKQSAAIFLSAFAGNMYDRIGFQETYLMLGCFVLAITVVSAFTLSSRREIAARSNTVEANQA is encoded by the coding sequence ATGAACACAACAACCTGTACCCACAAAGACAACCCCAATTTCTGGATCTTCGGGCTGTTCTTCTTTCTCTACTTCTTCATCATGGCCACCTGCTTTCCGTTCCTGCCGATCTGGCTGTCGGACATCATTGGCCTGAATAAAACCCATACCGGGATTGTCTTCTCCTGCATCTCGCTGTCGGCCATCGCGTTCCAGCCGGTGCTGGGCGTCATTTCGGACAAGCTGGGGCTGAAAAAACACCTGCTGTGGATCATCTCGGTGCTGCTGTTTCTGTTCGCACCGTTTTTCCTGTACGTCTTCGCGCCCCTGTTGAAAACCAATATCTGGCTGGGCGCGCTGAGCGGCGGGTTGTATATCGGCTTTGTTTTTTCAGCCGGATCCGGGGCGATTGAGGCCTACATTGAACGCGTGAGCCGCAACAGCTTCTTTGAGTACGGCAAGGCGCGCATGTTTGGCTGCCTCGGCTGGGGGCTTTGCGCCTCAACGGGCGGCATCCTGTTCGGCATCGACCCGTCGTATGTTTTCTGGATGGGATCGGCGGCGGCACTTTTGCTGATGCTGTTGCTGGTGGTCGCGAAACCGAAGCCCAACCAGACGGCGCAGGTGATGAACGCCCTGGGCGCGAACCAGCCGCAGATCACCGCTAAAACCGTGTTCAACCTGTTCCGCCAGCGCAGAATGTGGATGTTCATCCTGTACGTGATTGGCGTGGCCTGCGTGTATGACGTTTTCGACCAGCAGTTTGCCACCTTCTTTAAAACCTTCTTCGCCACGCCGCAGGAAGGGACCCGTGCCTTTGGTTTTGCCACCACGGCGGGGGAGATTTGTAACGCCATCATCATGTTCTGCTCGCCGTGGATCATTAACCGCATCGGCGCGAAGAACACGTTGCTGATCGCCGGGGTGATTATGGCGACGCGCATTATCGGCTCGTCGTTTGCCACCACCGCCGTGGAGGTCATCGCCCTCAAGATGCTGCACGCCCTGGAAGTCCCGTTCCTGCTGGTGGGGGCATTCAAATACATTACCGGAGTGTTTGATACGCGCCTGTCGGCCACCATCTATCTGATTGGTTTTCAGTTTGCCAAACAGTCGGCAGCGATTTTCCTCTCCGCCTTTGCCGGAAATATGTATGACCGGATCGGCTTTCAGGAGACGTATCTGATGCTGGGCTGTTTCGTGCTGGCGATTACGGTGGTATCGGCGTTTACGCTGAGCAGCAGGCGGGAGATTGCTGCACGAAGTAACACGGTGGAGGCGAATCAGGCATAG